In the Glycine max cultivar Williams 82 chromosome 19, Glycine_max_v4.0, whole genome shotgun sequence genome, AAAACTAAGCAAGGATGCAAATGTCGAGTGCTAATGCTTTATAAAAACTcattaaaatagaaaagaaaataaaagaaaaaatttgtgATTCTTAAATAACTTTAAGGAAACAAATATCACCAAATACAACAAAGGTATCACTTTAAGGAAACAAATATCAATTTACTGGATAGCTCGAGGAGAAATCAAGGAAGAAATGGATTGTGTGAAGGGTATTCATCCTTTTGCCTTTTGTAAGCCCTGCGAGACAGTAGCAGAAAGAACAACTACTTAGTTTCTTAGTAATATGAAAAGAATCAGCCACAAGATTAACTGTTAGCCACCTCGAAGCATTAAATCCTCCAACCGCAAGTGTTCACACAATGATTAGAAGCAATGGGACTTTAATCATAGCATGACTTTTTCTTCCTCCATGAGCCCTTGGTTTTTAAATGACACACAGGAGGTTATGGAATACAAATTTACCTGAACTTGAAGCTCCTCCTCTCCCACCTGTGTAACAATTTATTCAGTACTTAAAAGGGGTTGCAAgacaaatataaaacaaatgcagttcttatttttgttaaagCCCTATAATCAGTAGCAAAATCTCAAGGTCCTTTCAAGGGAGGTTTGCAAATAAGAGTACAGGGTGTCTGGACAATTACTTACCAGATTGCAGGCATGTGTAAGCTTCTGAAATCTGCAGCACAACGTAAGAGTTCAGTTGGTCTTTCCACTTAACAACGGGGTATGACAATGGCCAAAAGAAGTGTCGTCCCCTCTTCAAGAAAACCAACTCTTTGTTCAATTTagcacaaaataaaatcaaggcCAGACATTGGGATCCTTCTCAATGCTCTGAGTAATAGAAAGAATGGGGTGAGGGAAATAGAGGGTGACCAGACACAGAGTCAATATAAACTAATGTAAATTTGTTCCTTTGTATTATGATAACATTTTTCCCCCACCTAAAATCATATAATATGGCAATCTAAAACAGACTAAATGACCATCATCTTCATTCACTACACAGTTAGCCTTTTGTAGGGAGGGATGTTAAGACAAAATATTTCTCCAAAAGATCACAGACTCTACGTATCAGTTTACACTTCACAATGAGCAAGCTCTGAAGAAAAACACGCTGAAACACTCGGGCTTATGATAAATGTTTTACTGTCAATCTGTCATAGTCTAACACCAAGTCAAGTCACACCAACCATAACAATTCAACACTGGAGTAGAGTTATAAAAATGCTCCTATCATCCGAATTCTTGTGATGATATAggagagaaaatacaaaagaaaaaaaaaatggatgaacTGCTCACCAGTTTGAACTTAGACTCAGTAAGAGGCTTTTCAGAGAAGGAAATAGATCAGGGTGAGATTCCCACACAAACAGCAAAAGACAAAGTACCTGTTCATCGTCTAAGTTCAACAGTActttatttagaataaaaagtgttttattattattattactattaatgttaagtaatAATAAACTTAAAGAAAACCCAGTAGGAATTGGGGAAATAAAGCTGAGgggtattaataaaaaatgggtGAGGCTCAAAAACTGAAATTGAGTTTGTTAAGGGAGTGAATTTTGATTTGGCAATCGCGATTGAAAGAATTAAAAACCCTAGACACTGGGaatgagaaaatgaaaagactTGGGAAGGATTTGGACGCGAATTGGGAGGGAAACCGAGCAAGATTCTGGCTTCATCGGCATCCATTTGTCAGTGACAGAGCAACATTTAGACTCAAGGATTGAATTTTATTGCAGAGTGCAGAGTCAAACAGAGTAACTTCAAGACTTCAAGCACATCCCGTAATAAACGTTTTGTTCCCGCGACCCAAAAACCTTTCCGAGTAATAATTTAACCGGATTGAATGGAGAATGGAAAAATGGTttacttttgaaattttgataaatgtTAACCTTTAttctaaaagaattaaaaataataatatttttattaaaccatgtaaacttatattatttatgattttttcaatattttctcaggatttttaaaaaaaattcgtaattaatattcttaaaatattagtaGGAtcctaaaaatttatattttgtgatTGCTTTTGTgtgtaagagagagaaaatttaaaCGAATTGAATTTTAGGGGCTCATTGGTTTTAAGGTTTAAAAAGGACTTATATACTACTTATAGATAATTTATTGATGAGATTTTTACgttgataataaaatttaaattttaaacttgcATTCTTGAAAGATATGAGctcaattttgattaatttaaccAATATTGGAAATATTTTGTATTGATTAATAGTATAAATGTTTGATATTGTATTATTAATAGTGTATGAAAATTACACCTATTCATTAaatggtaaaatataattttaatatcttgaaacatatcaaattcaattttaggATCTCCAAATTTAAAATGCCCTATATTTTGATATTCTATTTCTGAATGTGagttatatgttatttttatcactaacttaagcaaatgaaaatgatatatcattcactttcactttcaggtgtaataataataatgcaatATTTTTACTCTAGATGCCTCgtggttagaaaaaaaaaaatttcattaccTTTTTTTTGATGCAATATCAATATTGGCATGTATATGTATACCTTGGTTCTCAAATAATTGTAGCAACATGTTGATCATTGTTATCCTTTTCTCTGTAAAAATTTCGAGTTACTGATTAAATAATGTATTATTAATTTGACCTTATTGATCAAAATTCATAAGATAATATGTAACTAATTttactaatattattattgctattattattattatatggcaGCAATATTAAAAAGGgatattaataaagaaaaagattttaACTAACTTGTGTTATCGTAAAGGAAAATAATTCTTGAACTCTCCCATATGATATGCTAAAATAtacctaaaaaaagaaaaaaataaataataaagaaaaatgatagatataataaatatttgatctaACAAGTTAAGAAGTGTAGGAtagaaacaaatgaaaaacgttaataagatatttaattaaaatattgggGTCTCCAAATATTACTACATGTATAAAATACTTAGAACAAATGAGTATAATTATTATCTCTTAAAACATTATCCCAATGGCCAAATATGTGATGAAGAAGCCCGAATACAACTTTCTCATTCAATTTAGGTTAATTACTTTCTCATATATACTACATCAGTATTCAGTTGATATGAAACCTCCCAAAATTTACCATTCCCACACGTGTTACTAGTCATGAtgattacacttttttttttatcattttacattCTTTCATACTTTAAAGATGATAAAGTCCTGctgtaaaaaaagtataaaacccTCCTAAACAACTGTGcttaaaaaaaagactaattgAATTGTACAAAAGTGTAAATTAAACACAcgtataaatgataaaaaaaacgtaTAAATTTCTTGCTAGCAAATATAGTATATATCCAAATAAACCGTTCTCAGAACAAAAGACAGATATAACAAGAGCAAATAAATGTGAAGTATCCATAATCCAACATTGCATTGTACGTATATaacatgataatatatataaatcaaattttCGATTACGATCCAGAATATCCACAAATGGTCCAACGGCCACACAAAAACCTCTCAATGGTTTACCTAGAAAATAGCACGAGTTGAGGTTGAAGAAGTGTTCTCCTTCAGCTACGTACTATTTTTTAGGCACCAGAAAACCAGTCATGAAAATAGAAATACCGTTTCTAGCAAAACATCGCTCACAATTAAAAATAGCAGTGCATGCATGCACGTGTCCTAAAGTTGAGAAGCCAACGGCACCTAAGAATTGGCAAAAATATAAACAGTTTCATGAATTCATTGGTGCAGAAACTTCGAACAAGCACTATATAAACCCACCTCGAGGCCATGGAGTCTTCAACGGCCTCTCCATATCCCCCCCTAGCTACAGAGCAGCCAAAGGGGAGGAATAATAATAAGCCTATATTCTAAGGccggaaaaataaaaaaggaataacAAAAATGTCTGGAAAGGTAATTATCTCGGCTGTTTCTCTCATCCTGGTGGTTGGAGTGGCCATAGGTGTGGTGGTGGCCGTCAACAAGAAGGGCGAGGATCCCACACTTCAATCTCAACAAAAATCAGTAGGGGTTATCTGCCAAAACACTGATGACCAGAAGCTCTGCCACGAAACCCTAAGCTCCGTGAAGGGCATGGACACCGCTGATCCAAAGGCTTACATCGCCAAGGCGGTGAAAGCCACCATGGACAGCGTGACCAGGGCCTTCAACATGAGTGATAGGCTCAGTACCGAGTACGGAGGCAACGATAACGGAACCAAGATGGCCCTTGATGATTGCAAGGACCTCTTGCAATCCGCTATCGAGAGCCTCCAACTCAGCATTGACATGGTTCACAACAACAACTTGCAGGCCGTGCATAACCAACAGGCTGACTTCAAGAACTGGCTCAGCGCTGTTATCTCGTACCAACAGGCCTGCATGGAGGGTTTTGACGATGGCAAAGAAGGTGAGAAGAAGATCAAGGAGCAGTTTCATACCGAGACCTTGGACAATGTTCAGAAACTCACTGGCATCACCCTTGACATTGTGAGTGGTTTGTCCAACATCCTCGAGAAGTTCGGGTTGAAGTTTAATCTTAAACCCGCGTCTCGCCGTCTTCTCGGCAAGGATGGGTTGCCCACTTGGTTCTCTGCTGCTGATCGTAAGCTTTTGGGTCGTGGATGGAGATCACGTGTCAAGCCCAATGTTGTGGTTGCCCAGGATGGCACTGGTCAGTTCAAAACCGTTGCCGATGCTATTGCTTCCTACCCAAAGGATAACAAAGGTAGATACATTATCTACGTTAAGGCTGGTGTCTATGACGAGTACATCACCGTTCCCAAGAGTTCAAAGAACATTCTCATGTACGGTGATGGCCCTGCTAAGACCATCATCACCGGTCGCAAGAACTTCGTCGATGGTGTCAAGACCATGCAAACTGCCACTTTCGGTAATTCAATTCATCcttcttcttttaattattatatgatcCAATAACACGGGTATTCATGACAGTGATCAATTTCTCTGCGTGACATGTAAAATTGTATTaacataaattgtaaataattcatAGAGATTGATCAGCATCATGAATACTACGTACCTTTTGCATGGatgaattgatttgattttgctTCCTCGTTGCAGCCAACACTGCAGAAGGGTTCATTGCCAAGGCAATGACATTCCAGAACACTGCCGGTGCTGAGGGACACCAAGCCGTTGCATTCAGGAACCAAGGAGACATGTCCGCTCTCGTTGGTTGCCACATCTTGGGTTACCAAGACACCTTGTACGTCCAGACCAACAGGCAATTCTACCGCAACTGCGTCATCTCCGGCACAGTCGACTTCATCTTCGGCACCTCCTCCACCGTGATCCAGCACTCCGTTATCATCGTGAGGAAGCCCCTGGACAACCAGTTCAACACAGTCACCGCCGACGGAACATCCCAGAAGAACATGGCTACAGGAATCGTGATCCAGGGTTGCAACATCGTCCCAGAAGCCGAACTTTTCCCTACAAGGTTCCAAGTGAAGTCATACCTTGGAAGGCCATGGAAGCAATTCTCAAGGACGGTTGTGATGGAATCCACCGTGGGTGACTTCCTTCACCCCGAAGGATGGTGCCCATGGGCCGGTGAACACTTCGAAGACACCTTGTACTATGCTGAATACAACAACGATGGACCTGGTGCCAACGTTAACGGAAGGATCAAGTGGAAGGGTTACCGTGGTCTTATTAGCCGCGAAGAAGCTACCCAATTCACCCCTGCCCAGTTCCTACAGGCTGGAGCCAACGGTGGAAGCGACTGGTTGAAAGCTCTCCGTGTTCCTCACGCACTTAGCTTCATGAAGGCTTAATTGAAATTACACAAACACATATCCATGCATCATCAATTGAGTACTGTTAGAGAGTGTGATGATGAGGGTCATAGTCCGTAGACAATTTGTTATTCTTTGTATTTATCTTTGGAGGTCTACcggaaatatttttaatgaaaatttttaaaattgcttTGATTAACATATGCTTCCATTTCCTATCATCACAGAATTTTGGTGCACGGGCAAGAAAATTGATTATTATAGACTTGGCTTTAGTGCCAATCATAATTGCTTGTGAACACCAATAACTTGTTATTCttagaataattataattttgaaattaatctcaaacaaaaatttatttaatattgatttaattatttaaaactacTAGTTAGCTAGTAAGAAGCATGAATCAATAAATAAAGAGGAGGAATAATGTCACCGTTAAATTAGAGGAGAGGAATCTACTATATATGTGTTATTTTACtcgtttgaatgtttttttgaCATAACTTGTTTCAATGTTAAGTTAGAATAggaataaaaagttttttcttctACACCCTAAAATCTTATAGTCTATCTTTATATGTTCCCAAATTATacattttacttatttaaagAATGATTGAACATCAAATGTACCAAGAATTCGAACCATTAATTTCGGGACATTATTAGTATCACTTTcctacaatgtttttttttggtactatagtattattacttaaattttGAATCCTCTAGTACCTCGTGGATTAAGCAAAGGAAAAGTACGATGAGTGAAATAATAACTAGCCAATTTGTTCATATAAGGTGAGTTGAATTTTTAAgggaaaatgaaaggaaaaaaggtTTGTACTTGAATTTTCTTTATCAACAAAACTAATATTGTAATGGATAACAtttgtctataaaaaaaatgactacccaaattatttattttttagatagtGAACGAAATaatgaattaaacaattttatccATTGCGAAACCTCAAAGGGGCCCAAAAGGCCATGGTGGGAAGGAAAGAAGACCAGTTTGCTGGGCCTAATGGGCTTATGTAGCGGGTCGAATCACCACAGTTTTCAGTTATGAGTTTCCACTTCACCTCACTGGCTCTGCTGAAACATGAAAGCAAAGCACAGAAGAGGAGCTGCGGAATTCTTCACTTCATCTCAGCGAGACAGATAGAAAAAGCATTAACGATGAGGTTTCGCGGAacctttgttattattttccGTTATCTTTATCGGCTGCGAAACCATTTCAATTCAAACTCCTGAATTTCCGGCATCGAGCTTCATTCTTCCTCCGTTCTTACTCTGCCGGTAATCCTTCCTTCAATCTGTTTATATGTTCATATTTTAcggtttatataattattttaatttcaacattATATTCGTTGATCGTAGTGTAACTATTGTTGTTAACAGAGGTGCAAGCTCAACTGTCCCCGGAGCTCTTAAACATAATGGAACAAAGACTCTCCGCTATTGAGTACATGACTGCTTCTTTTAACAATTTTCTAAATCAGGTAATGCAGTTGctattctttttttcaaaatttctctctcattctcttagATGTTTTGTTCATTAGTTTTAATTGAACTACTTATTAGTTTGAGAATATTTTGCATTTTGGTCCTCTGTTATGGTTAATGAGTAACTGCAATTTTATTCATCCGACaacatttttatcaaatttagtctccttttcttttaattgctACAATATAGTCTTTTTGTCAGTTTCTCTCTGCTTGAAACTcaaatcttcctctttttttttttttgggggggggggggggggggcggaGGTGTAAAATGGATTTGGAATAGGAAACGATTTCAATGATTCTTATTCAAGAAATTAAGGATTTGATTATATAACAATTAAAGGATTAAATTTGAGCAGAAATTTGCTAAGGGGCCATAGTCATGCATTAACCGGACCAAAATACAATTAAGCCTAAACTTAATCTTATAATTGAATTATGTTTCAGTTGATTATCTTATGTTTAATTTCTGTTGCTCATTGAAGACAGCCAGAAGCATCACCATCAGAGTATGCAAGAGCTAACTAGGAGCTTTGGAAGCTAAGTGGTTCTATTGACCTTATTAAGGAATTGAGGGGCAAACAGAAGGTAATGAGTTGGTGCAAGTTTACCTTAGAAAACAGCAACTTGACTAAATGGCAAGTCGTGTAggcttttgttttgttattccTTCTGTGGTAATATTTTACCACATAGGCCATAGCCTTTAGGCATACTATCTATCTCTTTGCATTACTCGAGTGCTTTATTTACCATGCTTTTCTAGTTTAAAGAAATAAGAAGGAAAAGGGGGAGGAAAAGTTCTTCTTTTGGGGGGTTATATTATCTAATGTTACCTTTTTACTATCTGCAGGAAATTGATGGCTTGAAGTCACTAATAGCTGAATGTTCTGAGGATAAGGACATGCTTAATATGGCTACAGAGGAAATTGGTCAGGCagtggaagaagaaagaagactgCAAAATTTTCTGTTGAAGTCATTACTTCCTAAGGATGATGCTGATGATAGGGATTGCATTTTGGAGGTGCGACCAGGTAAAATGTTGCTGTTGAAAATGAATATCTATTATTaatgttcatgaaacaaatgaTTCAATGAATGTTTGCTAAGTTGTCTTAGGACTTGTTCATCACTTTGCTATTATACCCGTTTGCTTGTCTCTATGCTTTCTTTCATcccaattttcattttgttataccATTTTTGTCCAGGCACTGGTGGGGAGGAGGCTTCCTTGTTTGCGATGGATATCTTTAGAATGTAAGGTTACATTTATGTTACTGGAATTTGATCAGAGTTAGGAACTCTTGTTAGTTTTCTAAAAGGGATCTTGCCTGACATGATGTAGGTATGAGAAGTATGCTCTCAAGAATGGCTGGAAGTTTGAAGTAGTAGATATAGCTCAATCTGATCTTAAAGGATACAATGTACATGTTTCATATATTAATGCGCAATAAATATGACCTGATTTTCAGTGCTTTACAAGTGTTTTGAAATATTGATTGTGGCATCCACCATGCATTGCAACCTTCTGTTAGCAAGAATTGAATTTCATCTTGCAACTGATGTACTTTGAACTATTCTTTCTCAGGAGGCTAGTGCAGCAATTGCTGGAGTCGGTGTTTTTGGGAAACTAAAATTTGAGAGTGGAATTCATAGAGTCCAGAGTTTAGTTAGCATCTCTCAGATATAATCTATATGTCTGTAGCTAAATCTAGTTTTGGCAATCACTAACGTTCTTTTGTAACAGCGAATTCTTGTGACAGAAAAGTCGGGATGTATTAATACCAATGCTGTTTCTGTTGCAATCCTTCCTCAGGCTGATGAGGTAATTGGCAATCACCCCTTATGAATCAATGCCCTGTGATCAGAAACTTGAatgtttgttgtttttaaaactataaaaaagtgCGTTCAACTGTTGGTTACTCTAAAAATGATTATAAAGGAAAAGACTTCACATACAATTTATGTCTCTATTTTTCTCCTTTGGTTCTGTTAGGTTGATGAATGGAATTACAAAGACCAGGTTAACACCTTAGGAGAACCACACCACAAAAGTTAGCATTGTGGTTGAAGAACCCAAGGCCTTGTAAATCCCACATTAGAATCCTATACTTCTGATGTGAGGCTCAAGTCCCATATCTTACATTTGCCATGCTCCACAGCCCTAGTGCCCACACGGGCTGGCTGTGCACTAACCCTTTGACAAGTGCCGAGCAAACACTACAATGCCGGTGTCACCACCTGCGCTGCTTGTTTGCAACCAAGAATCATTGTGGAAAACTCTCATATCATTGATAGAAACCTGGTATCTTTATTGCAAAAATAAAGGAATGAACTTCTTAATTTACAGAACAGAACACTCTCACACACTCGGCAGTTCTCAAAGGGACTGCACCTCCCGAGTCGAAAGCCCTAATTCTCTTACAGATTACAAGATGCGCCTCcctctcaaccctttttcgtaTTTATTGGCAACAtgccttctttttttctaattatctcAGTTCCAATCTAACTAACTAATTATTCCACTAACTGTGATCTGTGGGTTATCTAACAGAGATGTTTTCCTACTTTTTCTCTTGCTAGTGTCTCAGATATTATGCATGTGCTCATATGCAGGTAGATGTTCAATTGAAGCATGAAGACTTAAGAATTGATACCTATAGATCTGGTGGTTCAGGTGGTCAGCATGCAAATACAACCAACAGTGCTGTTAGAGTAACCCACATTCCAACAGGGACTATGATTACTATACAAGATGAGTGTTCTCAACATATGGCTAGTGTTTCAAAATATTTGGCAAGGttcacatttaatattttttattggaaatgtgcatctttgttttgttttagtacatactctctctctctctctctctctatctctcccttttttgtatttataaagtGCTTCAATTAACTCCAAAAAGCTCTCTGTGAGCTGGAGTTAATAATAGTGCTACAATTCCTCTTATTGACATGTGATTAACTGTCCCTGAATAAATTTTACCTATAACTCCAAAAGGCAATTTGTTTTGGTGTGTAACTTGGTAATTTCTTGTAGTAGTTGTGCTTTTCACCTGACATGGATGAAGCCATTAGCACGTTTCCAATTAAGTGAATTGCATGCCACATTTGTTTTCTCAGTTGAGGCAGGGAGGCAGCTTAAATTTGGAGTACGCTTTGTGTTTATTGTTATTGTGTTCATTTAGGAAAGGAAAGCATGCCTGTGGTGGAGACTAGAGTTGCATTTTAGTCTGCAGACTTTCTGTCTGAGTTCCCCCCTCCTAATATTAGGTTTCTTTCCTCAGGGCCGTGTAACTGATCATACAGTTGGTATCACTTATCACTCGGTAGATGATGTGATGCAAGGTGAAAATCTTGATTCATTGATGCTCTTCTATTGCAAGAAGAAATGGATGCAATGGCCACTTTTAGCTCGTCTCAGTAAAACCTGTGGATTCAATTAAACTTTTCTTGATTATTAACAATGTCTTATTGGTGTAATTTACTTCTGAAAAGATTAAAGTTTCATATTTTGCTTCTGATGCAAGCAGGGAAGAAGTTGAGATAACATATCACCGAGTGGTGTGTATATGATTATATTAGTTATATGATCAGCATGTTTATTTGTGTTTCAATATTATGGCAAAAGTCTgccctttattttcttttcagattaACTTATGAGAGGTTTGAGAGCTGGTGAAACATGAAACGTAAAAGATCTATATTTCTGTTTCTGTATTGGTTGACCAGAGAGTGAGCATTCTCatgtcttaattttttaaattccaaACATAAGAAAAGAATTGGTGGTGTCAG is a window encoding:
- the LOC100781507 gene encoding pectinesterase, producing the protein MSGKVIISAVSLILVVGVAIGVVVAVNKKGEDPTLQSQQKSVGVICQNTDDQKLCHETLSSVKGMDTADPKAYIAKAVKATMDSVTRAFNMSDRLSTEYGGNDNGTKMALDDCKDLLQSAIESLQLSIDMVHNNNLQAVHNQQADFKNWLSAVISYQQACMEGFDDGKEGEKKIKEQFHTETLDNVQKLTGITLDIVSGLSNILEKFGLKFNLKPASRRLLGKDGLPTWFSAADRKLLGRGWRSRVKPNVVVAQDGTGQFKTVADAIASYPKDNKGRYIIYVKAGVYDEYITVPKSSKNILMYGDGPAKTIITGRKNFVDGVKTMQTATFANTAEGFIAKAMTFQNTAGAEGHQAVAFRNQGDMSALVGCHILGYQDTLYVQTNRQFYRNCVISGTVDFIFGTSSTVIQHSVIIVRKPLDNQFNTVTADGTSQKNMATGIVIQGCNIVPEAELFPTRFQVKSYLGRPWKQFSRTVVMESTVGDFLHPEGWCPWAGEHFEDTLYYAEYNNDGPGANVNGRIKWKGYRGLISREEATQFTPAQFLQAGANGGSDWLKALRVPHALSFMKA